CGGGCGCGTTCGACTTCGAAGGCCATCAGGTCGCGCCAGGCGGGCGTCAACCGGCAGGCGGCCAGGTCCTCGTCCGTCACGCCGTGGCGGCGCAGGTCTTCCTGCGGCAGGTAGACGCGCTGCTTGTGCCAGTCCACCCGCACATCCTGCCAGAAATTCACCAGCTGCAGGCCGGTGCAGATGGCGTCGGCCTCGGTCACGTTGTGCGGATTGGTGGCTTCGAACAGGTGCAGCATCAGCCTGCCCACGGGATTGGCGGAGCGGGTGCAGTAATCCGCCAGCGTGGCGTAGTCTTCGTAGCGCTTGACGCTGATGTCCTGTTCGAAGGCGGACAGCAGGTCGTAGAACGGCGTGATGGGCAACTGGTGGCGCGCGATGGTGGCCGCGAGTGGCACGAAGATGCCGGCCAGTTCGGGCGAGCCGGGCGCGGGCGTGGCGCCGGGTTCGGCGCCGATGCGGTGCAGCTCGGCGCGGAACGCGGCCAGCTGGCTCAGCCGTTGCGCGTCGGTGGCGCTGCCTTCGTCGGCGATATCGTCCGCTGCGCGGGCGAAACGGTAGATATCGGTCACGGCGCCGCGCAGCCTGCGCGGCAACAGCAGCGAGGCGACGGGAAAGTTCTCGTAGTGATCGATGGGCATATTTGGACTTGCGGATCTGGCCCGGGGGCCTGGACCGATCCATTTTAGAGTAGTCGCATCCAGGCGGCATGGCGCGACGCCGTGCGGGACGCGGATCAGTTAGACTTAAGCGCCACAGGATCCCACACCATGCCGCGTCCCATATCCGCCACCGTCTCCGTTTCCGCGCTTGCGCACAATCTTGCGGCCGTGCGCCGCCACCTGGACCAGACGGCGGCCGCCGCTTCCGGCCTGCCGCCTTCCATCTGGGCAGTGATCAAGGCCAATGCCTATGGGCACGGCATCGAGCAGGCCGTGGCCGGCTTTTCCAAGGCGCAAGGTTTGGCGATGCTGGACCTGGACGAAGCCGTGCGCTGCCGCGAGGCGGGCTGGGGCGGCCCCATCCTGCTGCTGGAAGGCTTTTTCGAACCCTCCGACCTGGACATCGTCGACCGCTACCACCTGAGCACCACGGTGCACAGCCGGGAGCAGCTGGACATGCTGGCCCGCGCGCGCTTCTCGCGCCGCGTCGACATCATGCTCAAGCTGAACAGCGGCATGAACCGCCTGGGCTTCAGCCCCGCAGCCTACGCCGCGGCGCATGAGCGCGCCATGCTGTTGCAGCAGCAGGGCGTGCTGGGCTCGGTGGGCAAGATGACCCATTTCGCCTGCGCCGACGGCCCCCAGGGCGTGAACGAGCAACTGGCGGTGTTCAATTCGGTGACGCATAAGATGCCGGGCGCCATCAGCGTCTGCAATTCGGCTGCCACGCTGCGCTTCGCCGAGATCGCGGTCGCTTCGGAAAACCAGGCGCACTGGGTGCGCCCGGGCATTTGCCTGTACGGCGCGTCGCCGTTCGCGGACGCCGAAGCCTCTTCCTTCGGTCTGAAACCGGCCATGTCGCTGCGGTCGGAAATCATTGCCGTGCAGGATCTGAAGGCCGGCGATTCGGTCGGCTATGGCGCCATCTTCCGCGCCGAACGCTCCATGCGCATCGGCATCGTGGCCTGCGGTTATGCCGACGGCTATCCGCGCCACGCGACCACCGGCACGCCGGTGGTGGTGGCCGGCATCCGCACCCAATTGGTGGGCCGTGTTTCCATGGACATGCTGATCGTCGATCTGGGGCCTGTCCCCGCCGCCGGCGTCGGCTCGCCCGTGTCGCTCTGGGGCGAGGAAGGCCCGTCCGTGGACGAGGTGGCCCTGGCCGCCGGCACCATCGGCTACGAGCTGCTGTGCGCCCTGGCGCCACGCGTTCCGGTCACCCGGGACGTCTGAAACGCGCCGGCTCCTGGCTGCCGGGCAGGCTGTCCGGCAGGCAAGAATTGCTACGCAATTTACAAGACAGGTGACGCCGGATGGTGTCTACTTGGAAGACCGGGCGCCCAAGCGCCCGTTTTTTACCAAGAAAACAGAAGCGAGGTTTCAACCCATGAAGGACAAATGCGTGCTCGTCACGGGCGCCACCAAAGGCATAGGCTGGGCGCTTACTCAGCGGCTGTCCGACATGGGATGTCATGTGGTGGGCATCGCGCGCAATACCACCGACGTGGATTTCCCGGGCTACCTCTATGCCTGTGACCTGGCGGACGCCGGCCGCACCGAAGAGGTGCTGCGCGAGATCCGCGAGAAATTCCCGGTCGATGCCGTGGTCAACAACGTGGGCATCGTCTCGCCCCAGCCGCTGGGCGAGATCGACCTGGCCACGCTGTACAACGTGCTCGACCTGAACGTGCGCGTGGCGGTGCAAGTCACCCAGGCCTTCATCGAATCCATGAAGGTGCGCCGCGCCGGGCGCATCGTCAACGTGGTCAGCCGCGCCATCCATGGCGGCCTGGAGCGCACCGCCTATTCGGCCGCCAAGAGCGCGCTGGTGGGCTGCACGCGCACCTGGGCGCTGGAACTGGCCGAATACGGCGTCACCGCCAATGCGGTGGCCCCCGGCCCGATCGAAACCGAAATGTTCCGCGCCACGCGGCCGGCCGGCAGCGACGCCGAAAAGCGCGCACTGGCCTCGGTGCCCATGAAGCGTTTGGGCACGCCCGCCGAAGTGGCGGCCGCGATCGCCTTCCTGCTGTCGGACGACGCCGGCTTCATTACCGGGCAGGTGTTGGGGGTGGACGGCGGCGGCAGCCTGGGTGGCCGTTCCTGAAGTTTCAAACCTTGTTTTCAGCCTTTCACTGCGCTGCGGAACGCCGCGCCCAGGGCCGTCAGCGCCTCGCGCGCGCGGCCATCCCTGATCCTGGTGTGCAATAGGACTGGTAGTTGCGGCAGGGCAGGCAGTCCCAGCCTGGGGCCCGCGTCGACCGCGCCGAAGGGCAGCATGCGCGGAGACAACGCCGCAACGCCGAGTCCCGCCATCACGGCGGACGCGACCGCCATCACGCCGCCGCCCACAAAGACTTCCGCCCACGGTATGCCGGATTCGTCGAGCAGTTGTTCGGCGATGGCGCGCACGCCGCAAGGTTGCGCCATGGTGGCCAGGGGTAGCGGTTCGCCCGCCCGGTGCTGCCAGTCGGGCGCCGCGAACCAACCGAATTTTTCCTTGGTCAGGACCTGGCCGTCGTCGCGTCCCGCATGCAGGCGCACGATCACCGTATCGAGTTCGCGCCGGTCGTAGCTCTGGAGCAGGTCGCCGGACGAGGCAATCCGGATCTCGATCAGCAACTGGGGATCCGCCGCGTTCATGCGTGCGATCAGCGCCGGCAGTTCCGGTCCCGCCACGTGTTCGCTGATGCCGACGGCAAGGCGCTGCCTGCCCTCGGCGGCCGCGGATAGCGCGCGGTCGTGCGCCGCCAGGAGTTCGCGCGCCTGTCCAAGAAAGGCGGCGCCCCGCGCCGAAAGCTCCACGTACCGCGGCGTGCGTTCGATCAGGCGGAAACCAAGCCGGTCCTCGAGCCGCTTGAGTTTCAGGCTGATGGCCGCTTGCGTCATCTGCAGGACTTCGGCGGCGCGCGTGAAGCTGCCCAGCTCGGCAATGCGGACAAAAGCCCTTACGGCAGCGACGTCCAGTGGGCGTTCAATCATTTCAGATGCTTATCATTGAAATATAGAGCCATAGCTTATCAGAATGGCTAACATGGCATGGCACAACCACGGAGAACCACCATGCCGCTAGTCCATGTCTCATTGCGCGCTGGCAAGCCGCAAGCCTATCGCCAGGCCATCTTCGACAATATCTATCTGGCGATGCGCGAAACGTTCAATGTTCCCGAAGACGACCAATTCATGACCATGACCGAGCATGAGGCGTCGAACTTCCGCTACAGCCCGACCTACATGGATGTGGCGCGCAGCGACGACCTCGTGTACATCCAGATCACGGCGAACAACACGCGCAGCCTGGAACAGAAGAAGGCACTGTTCCAGCGGATCGCGCAGCGCTTGGGCGATGACCCTGGCCTGCGGCCCGAGGACGTGTTCGTGAACCTGGTGGAGGTGGCGAAAGAGAACTGGTCTTTCGGACACGGTCTCGCGCAATACGCTTGAGACCGGAAAGGGGGCGCTACGCGCCCAGCGCGCCGGCTTCCACCCGCAGCGCGTCCAGAAAGCGCTGCAGCGCCGGCGCTGCTTCCACCTGCGCCCGCTGCACCACGCCTACCGGCGGCAGGTTCCAGTCGGGGCGGAATCTCAGGATGGCCAGCACGCCCAGCGCGGCGTAGTGCTGCGCCACCGCGCGCGGCATGGCCGAAAGCAGGTCGCTGCTGCGCAACAGCACCTCGTTGGCCAGCAGCGATACCGATTCGGCCATGGGCGCGCGCAGCGTCAGTCCCTGTTCGGCGAAGTAGGAGTCGATGCGCTGACGCAGCGGCGCCTGGGGCGGCGGCAGGATCCAGTCCTGCCGCGCCAGCGCGGCGGCGGTGATGCGGGTGGACTTGGCCAGCGGATGGCCGACGCGCGCCACCACGCAGATGGGTTCTTCGTACAGGACCTCGGTACGGAACACGGGTTGCGTGGCGTCCAGCATCAGGCGGCCCAGCACGCAATCGAGTTCGCCGCGCGCCAGGCCGGCCAGCAGCGCATCGTGCGCGCCTTCCTGCAGCATGACGGTGACGCCGGCATGGTCGGCGCGCAGGCGCTGCAAGGCGCGCGGCACCAGCACGGGCAGGGCCACCTGCTGCACGCCAACGCGGATGCGGCCGCTGGCGCCGGCCGCCAGCGCCGCGATCTCGTTGCGCGCGCCGGACAGGTCGGACCAGAGCACATCGGCCTTGCGCGCCAGCGCATGGCCAAATCCCGTGGGCACGATGCCGCGGCGCGTGCGCTGGAACAGCGGCACGCCGAACATGTCTTCCAGTTCCAGCAGCTGCTTGCTGGCCGCGGGCTGCGTCATGCCGAGCTCGGCCGCGGCCTTGTGCACGCTGCCCAGCGCGTATAGCGCGCGCAGCAGGTCCAGGTGGCGCATGCGCAGGCGCCCGCCGATGTGGTGCAGCTCTGGAATGCGGGGCGTGGCTGGCATTTTGTGGAATTCCTGTTGGTTATCACAGCATTCTAATAATTGATTAGATTGTATGCACCCCATCCCTATACTGGATCGCAGTTCAACGACCTGTGCAAAAGGGGAAAACATGAAGATCACGATGCTGGGAACCGGAGCCGCGCTGCCTGATCCCGACCGGGGCCAGTCTGCCATCCTGCTGACCCTGGATGACGATACCCATTACCTGTTTGACTGCGGCGAGGGCGCCACGCGGCAGATGGTGCGCGCCAACGTGGATCCTGCGAAGGTGGGCTTCGTGTTCCTGACGCACCTGCACCATGACCACATCTGCGACTATCCCTATTTCGTCATTTCCAGCTGGATGCTGAACAAGACCGGCGCGCCGCTGGTGCTGGGGCCGAAGGGCACGCGCCATTTCGTCGACCATCTGTTCGAGAACGGCGCCTACCACACCGACTACCAGGCGCGCAGCGCCTATCCGGTGCGCCAGGCCAATCTGGAAGCCATGCGCCCCGAGGTGCGGGAAGTCAGCCCTGGCCCGGTGTTCGACGATGGCAGGGTGCGCATTTCGGTCGACTGGGTGGAGCACATT
The sequence above is drawn from the Achromobacter xylosoxidans genome and encodes:
- the hpnC gene encoding squalene synthase HpnC, with the protein product MPIDHYENFPVASLLLPRRLRGAVTDIYRFARAADDIADEGSATDAQRLSQLAAFRAELHRIGAEPGATPAPGSPELAGIFVPLAATIARHQLPITPFYDLLSAFEQDISVKRYEDYATLADYCTRSANPVGRLMLHLFEATNPHNVTEADAICTGLQLVNFWQDVRVDWHKQRVYLPQEDLRRHGVTDEDLAACRLTPAWRDLMAFEVERARALLHFGAPLARRLPGRMGLELRLVVQGGLRVLERIEAGGYDVFMNRPELGAKDWAIMLWRAIT
- a CDS encoding MBL fold metallo-hydrolase, with amino-acid sequence MKITMLGTGAALPDPDRGQSAILLTLDDDTHYLFDCGEGATRQMVRANVDPAKVGFVFLTHLHHDHICDYPYFVISSWMLNKTGAPLVLGPKGTRHFVDHLFENGAYHTDYQARSAYPVRQANLEAMRPEVREVSPGPVFDDGRVRISVDWVEHIPRDVCECFGVRVEAEGKVIAFSGDTAPCEAMVRLAQDADLLIHECTFPESFIAHRAKTGVGTYAHTSPTDLGIIASRAGVKSLVATHFGHFDSTSPVIKRAAAKHLPVELMGPHLMDEIVADIRKNYSGPLRLAHDLMRIDL
- a CDS encoding SDR family oxidoreductase, with product MKDKCVLVTGATKGIGWALTQRLSDMGCHVVGIARNTTDVDFPGYLYACDLADAGRTEEVLREIREKFPVDAVVNNVGIVSPQPLGEIDLATLYNVLDLNVRVAVQVTQAFIESMKVRRAGRIVNVVSRAIHGGLERTAYSAAKSALVGCTRTWALELAEYGVTANAVAPGPIETEMFRATRPAGSDAEKRALASVPMKRLGTPAEVAAAIAFLLSDDAGFITGQVLGVDGGGSLGGRS
- a CDS encoding LysR substrate-binding domain-containing protein; amino-acid sequence: MIERPLDVAAVRAFVRIAELGSFTRAAEVLQMTQAAISLKLKRLEDRLGFRLIERTPRYVELSARGAAFLGQARELLAAHDRALSAAAEGRQRLAVGISEHVAGPELPALIARMNAADPQLLIEIRIASSGDLLQSYDRRELDTVIVRLHAGRDDGQVLTKEKFGWFAAPDWQHRAGEPLPLATMAQPCGVRAIAEQLLDESGIPWAEVFVGGGVMAVASAVMAGLGVAALSPRMLPFGAVDAGPRLGLPALPQLPVLLHTRIRDGRAREALTALGAAFRSAVKG
- a CDS encoding LysR substrate-binding domain-containing protein, translated to MPATPRIPELHHIGGRLRMRHLDLLRALYALGSVHKAAAELGMTQPAASKQLLELEDMFGVPLFQRTRRGIVPTGFGHALARKADVLWSDLSGARNEIAALAAGASGRIRVGVQQVALPVLVPRALQRLRADHAGVTVMLQEGAHDALLAGLARGELDCVLGRLMLDATQPVFRTEVLYEEPICVVARVGHPLAKSTRITAAALARQDWILPPPQAPLRQRIDSYFAEQGLTLRAPMAESVSLLANEVLLRSSDLLSAMPRAVAQHYAALGVLAILRFRPDWNLPPVGVVQRAQVEAAPALQRFLDALRVEAGALGA
- the alr gene encoding alanine racemase, with protein sequence MPRPISATVSVSALAHNLAAVRRHLDQTAAAASGLPPSIWAVIKANAYGHGIEQAVAGFSKAQGLAMLDLDEAVRCREAGWGGPILLLEGFFEPSDLDIVDRYHLSTTVHSREQLDMLARARFSRRVDIMLKLNSGMNRLGFSPAAYAAAHERAMLLQQQGVLGSVGKMTHFACADGPQGVNEQLAVFNSVTHKMPGAISVCNSAATLRFAEIAVASENQAHWVRPGICLYGASPFADAEASSFGLKPAMSLRSEIIAVQDLKAGDSVGYGAIFRAERSMRIGIVACGYADGYPRHATTGTPVVVAGIRTQLVGRVSMDMLIVDLGPVPAAGVGSPVSLWGEEGPSVDEVALAAGTIGYELLCALAPRVPVTRDV
- a CDS encoding tautomerase family protein codes for the protein MPLVHVSLRAGKPQAYRQAIFDNIYLAMRETFNVPEDDQFMTMTEHEASNFRYSPTYMDVARSDDLVYIQITANNTRSLEQKKALFQRIAQRLGDDPGLRPEDVFVNLVEVAKENWSFGHGLAQYA